The following nucleotide sequence is from Candidatus Methanoplasma cognatum.
ACATTTTCTTGAAGCCGTCTGAGTTAAACACTTCATCGATTGTGCTAAAATTATGGATATTTCCATAGTAAAAAGAATCCTCATAACACATATTGCACAGTTCTAACTCTCCAGAGGGATCCACACACATCCATTTACCATGACATGATGTGTTTGAACATGATGTGTCTTTATTTTCTTTTATCGTTCGGATATTGCTAAAAAACGGTTCCACAGATATGCCATCTTTATCACTTATCCAATATTCAAAGAAATCAATCATTTTTTCAGTATACTTTTTTATATCAAGCTTTAGAACCTCATTTTTTTTCGCAAACCCTTCTTCGACAAGGGGATTTAGCTGTAAGTTCTGTATTCCTTCTTCTTTGAATGATTCATAAGTTTCGATAAGTCTATCAACATTGACTCCAGAAACAACTGAAATTGCGCCAACAGACATCCCGTGTGATAACAGTTCTCGGTAACCTTTCAAAAAATCGTCTTTGTTTCCTCTTAAGTAGTCATGGTTGCGACCATCGAACGAGGTCCCGCATCCGAAATTGTTTTCATGGAGAAATTTTGCAAATTCTGGCGTAACGAGTGTACAATTTGTTTGCACGTTGTTTCTCACTTCTGTATTATTAATGGTAGCGTATTGTTTTTGTAAACTTATCGCCTTTTTATAAAAATCAAGGCCAACAATCAATGGCTCACCCCCGTGCCATAAAAACTGAACCTTGGAATACTCTGGAATGACCATTCTGAAAACCTTTTCCAGCGTATCGTCGCTCATAATTTTTTTATCAAATCCTGTCTCAGAGCGATAACAATATTTACACCTCATGTTACAGAAATACGTTGGTATAAGCGTGACACTCATAACGGCATTTTTCTCAGCAACCATATGTGTATATATTAATACTATTCTATTATTCTTTTCAGTTATTGACAATTTTTGCCTAATATGCTCCCTTAATAAAATTTTGTTTTTTAAGGGGCCTCATTCACATAGCAACCAATAATAAAGAAGACAGATTTAAGGTGGATGTGGCGAAGCTTGCAGATAGGATAGTTGTTATCGGCCTTGGAAGTCCGATCATGTGCGATGACGC
It contains:
- a CDS encoding radical SAM protein; translated protein: MVAEKNAVMSVTLIPTYFCNMRCKYCYRSETGFDKKIMSDDTLEKVFRMVIPEYSKVQFLWHGGEPLIVGLDFYKKAISLQKQYATINNTEVRNNVQTNCTLVTPEFAKFLHENNFGCGTSFDGRNHDYLRGNKDDFLKGYRELLSHGMSVGAISVVSGVNVDRLIETYESFKEEGIQNLQLNPLVEEGFAKKNEVLKLDIKKYTEKMIDFFEYWISDKDGISVEPFFSNIRTIKENKDTSCSNTSCHGKWMCVDPSGELELCNMCYEDSFYYGNIHNFSTIDEVFNSDGFKKMLVYSKCQGEKCIGSCELYKYCQGGRINGELRNRKTDDGVSFTCYINKKLLGHIIRKVNDFYYAMDDHMDLNPFFKQAMGLTK